In Moorella sp. Hama-1, a single genomic region encodes these proteins:
- a CDS encoding ABC transporter permease, with protein sequence MENSVWIATLAAAITAGTPILFAALGEIIAERAGILNLGVEGMMLVGAVTGFMVAVKTANPWLGFLVALLAAGATALIFAFLTITLRANQVVTGLALTIFGTGLSGFLGKPFVGIPLPMSFKPIAIPVLSQIPILGPIFFRHDALVYLSYILIPILWYYFYRTRPGLNLRAVGENPAAADALGVNVFALRYIYVIIGGMLAGAGGAFLSLAYAPSWLENMTAGRGWIAVALVIFAVWDPVKALLGSYLFGGVDALSYTLQAATKIAIPSFFLKMLPYILTVIVLIIATRQTMVKHVGAPGALSIPYDREER encoded by the coding sequence ATGGAAAACTCGGTTTGGATTGCCACCCTGGCGGCGGCCATTACCGCCGGTACGCCTATCCTCTTTGCCGCCCTGGGGGAGATTATCGCTGAACGGGCCGGCATCCTCAACCTGGGGGTGGAGGGAATGATGCTCGTCGGGGCGGTGACGGGTTTTATGGTCGCCGTCAAGACCGCCAACCCCTGGCTGGGGTTCCTGGTAGCCCTGCTGGCCGCCGGGGCGACGGCCCTGATTTTCGCCTTTTTAACCATTACCCTGCGGGCCAACCAGGTAGTCACGGGCCTGGCTCTGACTATCTTCGGCACCGGGTTGAGCGGCTTTCTGGGGAAGCCCTTTGTGGGGATTCCCCTGCCCATGAGCTTTAAGCCGATAGCTATCCCGGTCCTCTCCCAGATCCCGATCCTGGGCCCGATTTTCTTCCGGCATGACGCCCTGGTTTACTTGAGCTATATCTTAATCCCCATCCTCTGGTACTATTTCTACCGCACCCGGCCGGGCCTGAATTTGCGGGCGGTAGGGGAGAACCCGGCGGCGGCTGACGCCCTAGGGGTCAATGTCTTTGCCCTGCGCTATATCTACGTGATCATCGGCGGCATGCTGGCCGGGGCCGGGGGCGCCTTCCTTTCCCTGGCCTATGCCCCCAGCTGGCTGGAGAACATGACTGCCGGCCGTGGCTGGATTGCCGTGGCCCTGGTAATCTTCGCCGTCTGGGACCCGGTCAAGGCGCTGCTGGGCTCCTACCTCTTCGGAGGTGTCGACGCCCTCTCCTACACCCTCCAGGCGGCGACGAAGATCGCTATCCCTTCCTTCTTCCTGAAGATGCTGCCCTATATCCTGACGGTAATCGTCCTGATCATCGCTACCCGCCAGACCATGGTCAAGCATGTAGGCGCGCCGGGGGCCCTGTCCATACCCTACGACCGGGAGGAGAGGTAA
- a CDS encoding ABC transporter permease: protein MAVVVPVISVVLALAVGAIFLAATGFQPMKVYQSMLNGAIGSKYGISETIVKAIPLMLAGLGVSVAFRMLLWNIGAEGQFYMGAFGASWVALTFPHLPAYIMLPVMFLAGCLMGALWGLLPALPRAKWGVNEVITTLMLNYVAILWVDYLVYGPWKDPKGFNFPLTAPFSDAATLPTIAGTRVHLGLIFALVAAVILAIILWRTRWGYEIRVIGESPRAARYAGMNIERNIILVMLLSGALAGLAGMSEVAGITHRLQHGISPGYGYTAIIVAWLAKLHPATIILVSILFGGLIVGGYSVQTSGVPAATVSMLQGAILFFVLGGEILTHYRLHFGIKEGK, encoded by the coding sequence ATGGCTGTAGTGGTTCCCGTTATCTCTGTCGTCCTGGCCCTGGCCGTAGGCGCCATCTTCCTGGCGGCCACCGGCTTTCAACCCATGAAGGTCTACCAGAGTATGCTCAATGGAGCTATCGGCTCCAAGTACGGCATCTCGGAGACCATCGTCAAGGCCATCCCCCTGATGCTGGCGGGCTTAGGGGTTTCGGTGGCCTTCCGCATGCTCCTTTGGAACATCGGCGCTGAGGGCCAGTTCTATATGGGCGCCTTTGGCGCCAGCTGGGTAGCCCTGACCTTTCCTCATTTACCGGCCTATATAATGCTGCCGGTCATGTTCCTGGCTGGATGCCTGATGGGAGCCCTGTGGGGCTTGCTCCCGGCCCTGCCCCGGGCGAAATGGGGTGTCAACGAGGTCATCACCACTTTGATGCTAAACTATGTAGCCATCCTCTGGGTGGATTACCTGGTCTACGGCCCCTGGAAGGACCCCAAGGGATTCAACTTTCCCCTGACTGCTCCCTTTAGCGACGCCGCCACGTTGCCGACCATCGCCGGCACCCGGGTGCACCTGGGCTTGATCTTTGCCCTGGTGGCGGCCGTAATCCTGGCAATTATCCTCTGGCGCACGCGCTGGGGCTACGAGATCCGGGTTATCGGCGAGAGTCCCCGGGCCGCCCGTTATGCCGGCATGAATATCGAGCGCAATATTATCCTGGTTATGCTCCTCAGTGGCGCCCTGGCCGGGCTGGCCGGCATGAGCGAGGTGGCCGGTATCACCCACCGCCTCCAGCACGGCATCTCCCCGGGCTACGGCTATACTGCTATTATCGTCGCCTGGCTGGCCAAGCTCCACCCGGCAACCATTATCCTGGTCTCCATCCTCTTCGGCGGTCTGATTGTCGGTGGCTACAGCGTCCAGACCTCCGGGGTGCCGGCGGCGACGGTTTCTATGCTCCAGGGAGCCATCCTCTTCTTTGTCCTCGGGGGCGAGATCCTGACCCACTACCGGCTGCATTTCGGCATCAAGGAGGGTAAATAA
- a CDS encoding ABC transporter ATP-binding protein: MTVPLVEMRGITKVFPGVVANDGVNLAVHSGEIHALLGENGAGKSTLMSVLTGLYRPDGGEIYLDGQRVNFRSPRDAIAAGIGMVHQHFRLVAPFTVTENVALGLKGGLKLNLNQLAGEIASLSREYGLQVDPQARIWQLSVGEQQRVEIIKLLYRKARVLILDEPTAVLTPQEARDLYLTLKKMAAQGCAVIFITHKLQEVMDASDTITILRGGKTVATVPKAETSEKELARMMVGREIAWQGDKPAAQRGAKILEIKDLRALNDKGLPALQGINLEVYAGEILGIAGVAGNGQRELAEVIAGLRPRRGGSITVAGQELGQCDPCRVIKAGVGYIPEDRLGTGLIPNLGAVDNLLLKEYRHARWGKTLMNRRAARQWANELVEHFKVKMAGLEAPVKMMSGGNLQRLLLAREISSRPRLLVAVYPARGLDVGATEAVHRLLLEQRAAGTAILLISEDLEELFRLADRIAVMYEGQVMGLVATEKASIEELGLMMAGAKRMEVGA, encoded by the coding sequence ATGACAGTACCGCTGGTTGAGATGCGGGGGATCACCAAGGTTTTCCCGGGTGTGGTGGCCAATGACGGGGTTAATCTGGCCGTTCACTCCGGTGAGATTCACGCCCTGCTGGGGGAGAACGGGGCCGGCAAGAGCACCCTCATGAGCGTCCTGACAGGTCTCTACCGGCCCGACGGCGGCGAGATCTACCTGGACGGGCAGCGGGTCAACTTTCGTTCCCCCAGGGACGCCATTGCGGCGGGTATCGGTATGGTCCACCAGCACTTTCGCCTGGTGGCGCCCTTTACGGTAACGGAGAATGTCGCCCTGGGGCTCAAAGGGGGCCTTAAACTCAATCTAAATCAGCTGGCCGGGGAGATAGCCAGCCTCTCCAGGGAGTACGGCCTCCAGGTGGACCCCCAGGCCCGAATCTGGCAGCTCTCAGTAGGGGAGCAACAGCGGGTGGAGATTATCAAGCTCCTGTATCGGAAAGCGCGGGTTTTGATCCTGGATGAGCCGACGGCCGTACTGACTCCTCAGGAGGCCCGGGATCTCTACCTGACCTTGAAGAAAATGGCCGCCCAGGGTTGCGCCGTAATTTTCATCACCCATAAATTGCAGGAGGTCATGGACGCCTCCGATACCATTACCATTCTCCGGGGCGGTAAAACAGTGGCCACGGTGCCGAAGGCCGAAACCAGCGAAAAAGAACTGGCGCGGATGATGGTCGGCCGGGAGATAGCCTGGCAGGGGGATAAGCCCGCCGCCCAGAGGGGCGCCAAAATCCTGGAGATTAAAGATTTAAGGGCCTTAAACGATAAGGGCCTGCCGGCCCTGCAGGGTATAAACCTGGAGGTCTACGCCGGAGAGATCCTGGGTATTGCCGGGGTGGCCGGTAACGGCCAGCGGGAACTGGCGGAGGTTATTGCCGGCTTACGGCCCCGCCGCGGGGGGAGCATTACTGTTGCCGGCCAGGAACTCGGCCAGTGCGACCCTTGCCGGGTCATCAAGGCCGGGGTAGGTTATATACCCGAGGACCGCCTGGGTACGGGGCTGATACCCAACCTGGGCGCCGTGGACAACCTGCTCCTGAAGGAGTATCGCCATGCCCGCTGGGGTAAGACCCTGATGAACCGCCGGGCGGCACGCCAGTGGGCCAACGAACTGGTGGAACATTTTAAAGTCAAAATGGCCGGGCTGGAGGCACCGGTGAAGATGATGTCCGGCGGCAACCTGCAGCGGTTGCTCCTGGCCCGGGAGATCTCTTCCCGGCCGCGCCTGCTGGTGGCGGTCTACCCGGCCCGGGGCCTGGATGTGGGCGCCACCGAGGCCGTCCATCGCCTGCTCCTGGAGCAACGGGCCGCCGGTACGGCCATCCTCCTGATTTCTGAGGACCTGGAAGAGCTCTTCCGCCTGGCCGATCGCATCGCCGTTATGTACGAGGGCCAGGTTATGGGCCTGGTGGCTACCGAAAAAGCCAGTATCGAGGAACTGGGCCTGATGATGGCCGGGGCGAAAAGAATGGAGGTCGGAGCCTGA
- a CDS encoding BMP family ABC transporter substrate-binding protein, with product MRKGLRMLVILLLALVVAAAGVGCGGGEKAATDNKSGDKAASGGQDQNQKMKVAFVYVGPVGDAGWSWEHDQGRKYLEQKLPWVETSYMENVPEGADVERVLTELAEKGNKIIFATSFGYMDYVINVAKKYPNVIFMHCSGYKTADNVGTYFGAMEEARYLSGMVAGKMTKKNVLGFVAAHPIPEVVRGINAFTLGARSVNPNVKVKVVWTNTWYDPAAEKQAALSLLDSGCDVIAQHQDTPGPQQAAQEKGAYGIGYDSDMSQFAPNATLTSPIWNWGPYYVKTVEAVKNGTWKPDQYYGTLKDGIIGLSPFNKMVPQDVRDLVEKKKQEIIDGKFFVFQGPIKDQSGKVRVQEGQKMSMDEILGFNWFVEGVEGEIPK from the coding sequence ATGAGGAAAGGATTACGGATGCTGGTTATCCTGTTGCTGGCCCTGGTAGTAGCGGCGGCTGGCGTCGGTTGCGGCGGCGGTGAGAAAGCTGCTACTGATAATAAGAGCGGCGATAAGGCGGCCAGCGGCGGCCAGGATCAGAACCAGAAAATGAAGGTGGCTTTTGTTTATGTAGGTCCGGTGGGTGACGCCGGCTGGAGCTGGGAGCATGACCAGGGACGCAAGTACCTGGAACAAAAACTACCCTGGGTAGAGACCAGCTACATGGAGAACGTTCCCGAAGGGGCCGACGTTGAGCGTGTGCTCACCGAACTGGCCGAAAAAGGCAATAAAATCATCTTTGCCACCAGCTTCGGTTACATGGATTACGTAATCAACGTAGCCAAGAAATATCCCAACGTTATCTTTATGCATTGCTCCGGTTACAAGACGGCAGATAATGTGGGGACCTACTTCGGCGCCATGGAAGAAGCCCGTTACCTCTCGGGTATGGTGGCCGGTAAGATGACCAAGAAAAATGTCCTGGGCTTTGTCGCTGCCCATCCCATACCCGAGGTCGTCCGTGGCATCAATGCCTTTACCCTGGGGGCGCGTTCGGTTAACCCCAATGTTAAGGTGAAGGTAGTTTGGACCAATACCTGGTACGACCCGGCGGCGGAAAAGCAGGCGGCTTTGAGCCTGCTGGATTCCGGGTGCGATGTCATCGCCCAGCACCAGGACACCCCGGGACCGCAACAGGCAGCCCAGGAGAAAGGTGCCTACGGTATCGGCTATGATAGCGATATGAGCCAGTTCGCCCCCAATGCCACCCTGACTTCCCCTATCTGGAACTGGGGCCCCTACTATGTGAAGACGGTAGAAGCCGTGAAAAACGGTACCTGGAAACCTGACCAGTACTATGGGACCCTGAAGGACGGGATCATCGGCCTGTCGCCCTTCAACAAGATGGTGCCCCAGGATGTCCGCGACCTGGTAGAAAAGAAGAAGCAAGAGATTATTGACGGCAAATTCTTCGTCTTCCAGGGCCCCATTAAGGACCAGAGCGGTAAGGTCCGGGTCCAGGAAGGGCAGAAGATGAGCATGGACGAAATCCTGGGCTTCAACTGGTTCGTCGAAGGTGTCGAGGGCGAAATCCCGAAATAA
- a CDS encoding 2-hydroxyacid dehydrogenase, which yields MAKWNVYVTRLVPQPALDLLAEYCDLEINPEDRVLTRAELLDKVRGRDAVLCLLTDILDDEVFTAAKGAKIFANVAVGFNNVDLEAATRHGIMISNTPGVLTEATADMAWALLFAVARRVVEGDKFTRAGKYKGWGPLLMLGQEITGKTLGVFGAGRIGTAFARKAKGFDMKVLYHDVQPSKAFEEATGGTFVDKETLLKEADFISLHVPLMPSTTHLISAPELKLMKKSAILINTSRGPVVDEQALVQALQEKEIWGAGLDVFENEPQLAPGLVDLENVVVCPHIASATWETRTNMALMAARNLLAALRGELPPQCLNPEVYYQQQGK from the coding sequence ATGGCTAAATGGAACGTTTACGTTACCCGCCTGGTGCCCCAGCCGGCCCTGGATCTCCTGGCCGAATACTGCGACCTGGAGATCAACCCCGAAGACCGGGTCCTGACCAGGGCCGAACTCCTGGACAAGGTCCGGGGCCGCGATGCTGTCCTCTGCCTCCTGACGGACATTCTGGATGACGAGGTATTTACCGCTGCTAAAGGGGCCAAAATCTTTGCCAACGTGGCCGTCGGCTTTAACAATGTCGATCTGGAAGCAGCCACCCGCCACGGCATCATGATCAGCAATACCCCGGGCGTCCTGACGGAAGCTACGGCCGATATGGCTTGGGCCCTGCTCTTTGCCGTCGCCCGGCGGGTAGTGGAGGGCGATAAATTCACCCGCGCCGGCAAATACAAAGGCTGGGGTCCCCTGCTGATGCTCGGTCAGGAGATTACCGGTAAAACCCTGGGGGTTTTCGGCGCCGGCCGCATTGGTACTGCCTTTGCCCGTAAAGCGAAGGGCTTCGATATGAAAGTCCTCTACCATGATGTTCAACCAAGTAAGGCCTTCGAAGAGGCCACCGGCGGCACCTTCGTCGACAAGGAAACCCTGCTCAAGGAAGCTGATTTCATTTCCCTGCATGTACCGTTAATGCCCTCCACCACCCACCTTATCAGCGCGCCGGAACTGAAACTGATGAAGAAATCGGCCATTCTGATTAACACCTCCCGCGGTCCTGTCGTCGATGAACAGGCCCTGGTCCAGGCCCTCCAGGAAAAGGAGATCTGGGGCGCCGGCCTGGATGTCTTCGAGAACGAGCCGCAACTGGCCCCGGGCCTGGTCGACCTGGAGAACGTGGTGGTCTGCCCCCACATCGCCAGCGCCACCTGGGAAACCCGCACCAATATGGCCCTTATGGCCGCCCGCAACCTGCTGGCCGCCCTGCGGGGCGAACTGCCGCCCCAGTGCCTGAACCCGGAGGTCTACTACCAGCAACAGGGTAAATAA
- a CDS encoding pyridoxal phosphate-dependent aminotransferase: protein MFENILADKMANLGTETAFMVLAKAKALEAQGKEIIHLEIGEPDFDTPRNIIDAGIRALNEGYTHYTPAPGLPEVRATIAEYATRQKGVHYDPEEVVIVPGGKPIMFFTILSLVNPGDEVIYPNPGFPIYESVINFVGGKAVPLPIREENDFRLDVDELASLITPKTKLLIINSPANPTGGVLTAEDISRIADLVRGKNIIVLADEIYDRIVYDGAQPVSIASQPDMKDWTIILDGFSKTYAMTGWRIGYGLMHRELAERIAQLMVNSNSCTAAFTQKAGQEALTGPQDAAAAMVAEFKKRRDIIVDGLNSIPGITCKRPLGSFYVFPNIKGLGLSSQELETFLMEKAGVAALSGTAFGKYGEGYLRLSYANSVANIEKALAKIAAAVKEL from the coding sequence ATGTTTGAAAACATCCTGGCCGACAAAATGGCCAACCTGGGGACGGAAACTGCCTTTATGGTCCTGGCCAAGGCCAAAGCCCTGGAGGCCCAGGGTAAAGAGATTATCCACCTGGAGATCGGTGAACCCGACTTCGACACGCCGCGTAATATCATCGACGCCGGCATCCGCGCCCTGAACGAGGGTTACACCCATTACACCCCTGCCCCCGGCCTGCCCGAGGTCCGAGCGACCATTGCCGAGTATGCCACCCGGCAGAAGGGCGTCCATTACGACCCGGAAGAGGTCGTCATTGTCCCCGGCGGTAAACCCATCATGTTCTTTACCATCCTGTCCCTGGTAAACCCTGGGGATGAGGTTATCTATCCCAATCCCGGCTTCCCCATTTATGAATCCGTCATTAACTTCGTCGGTGGTAAGGCAGTTCCCCTGCCCATCCGGGAAGAGAATGACTTTCGCCTGGACGTCGATGAACTGGCGAGTCTGATTACCCCGAAGACTAAACTCCTAATCATCAACTCCCCGGCTAACCCCACCGGCGGTGTCCTCACGGCCGAAGATATCAGCCGGATTGCCGACCTGGTCAGGGGTAAGAACATTATCGTCCTGGCCGATGAAATTTACGACCGGATCGTTTACGACGGGGCCCAGCCGGTATCCATCGCCTCCCAGCCGGATATGAAGGACTGGACCATTATCCTTGATGGTTTCTCTAAGACCTACGCCATGACCGGCTGGCGTATCGGCTACGGCCTCATGCACCGGGAGCTGGCCGAGCGTATCGCCCAGCTGATGGTCAACTCTAACTCCTGTACCGCTGCTTTCACCCAGAAGGCCGGCCAGGAAGCCCTCACCGGGCCCCAGGACGCCGCCGCGGCTATGGTGGCCGAGTTTAAGAAGCGGCGGGACATCATCGTTGACGGCCTGAACAGCATTCCTGGCATTACCTGCAAGCGGCCCCTGGGTTCCTTCTATGTTTTCCCCAACATCAAGGGCCTGGGGCTCTCAAGTCAGGAATTGGAGACCTTTTTGATGGAAAAGGCCGGCGTAGCCGCCCTGAGCGGCACGGCCTTCGGCAAGTACGGGGAAGGTTACTTGCGCCTCTCCTATGCCAACTCAGTGGCCAACATTGAGAAGGCCCTGGCGAAAATCGCGGCTGCTGTCAAAGAGCTATAA
- a CDS encoding FAD binding domain-containing protein has protein sequence MPQQYLFATTTAACLELLAANPGARIIAGGTDLVIDLKEEKRRVTTLVDITRIPELKIVREENDQIVLGGAVTHTMIATSSLIREKLPALAAAAAAVGSPQVRNVGTLAGNVVNAQPAADTAVVLVALGGVATILGLEGERQVPVADLYAGVGRSLVDPGREMITRFTVDLWGEGEASAFARLSPRRALSLPMLNVAVRVQVVDGRCTRARICVAPVAPQPFLCEEAAAVLVGQEPDAGVITRAAATAAAAARPRDSLLRGSSAYRKDMTAVLVARALGAAFSRATSRKIALHGE, from the coding sequence ATGCCCCAGCAGTACCTTTTCGCCACCACAACGGCCGCATGCCTGGAACTGCTGGCAGCCAACCCGGGAGCACGGATAATTGCCGGGGGAACCGACCTGGTCATCGACCTCAAGGAAGAGAAACGCCGGGTGACCACCCTGGTAGATATCACCCGCATTCCCGAGCTAAAAATAGTTCGTGAGGAAAACGACCAGATTGTCCTGGGTGGTGCTGTCACCCATACCATGATTGCTACCTCATCCCTCATCCGGGAGAAACTCCCTGCCCTGGCCGCTGCGGCTGCCGCCGTCGGCTCCCCTCAGGTGCGCAATGTCGGCACCCTGGCCGGTAACGTAGTTAACGCCCAGCCGGCGGCCGACACGGCCGTGGTCCTGGTGGCCCTGGGAGGTGTGGCTACCATCCTGGGCTTGGAGGGCGAACGTCAAGTGCCGGTAGCCGACCTTTATGCCGGGGTCGGCCGTTCCCTGGTAGATCCCGGTCGCGAGATGATCACCAGGTTCACCGTTGACCTGTGGGGCGAGGGCGAGGCTTCGGCCTTCGCCCGCTTGTCACCCCGGCGTGCCCTGTCCCTGCCTATGCTCAATGTGGCCGTGCGGGTCCAGGTGGTTGACGGCCGGTGCACCCGGGCGCGTATCTGCGTCGCCCCGGTGGCGCCGCAACCTTTCCTGTGCGAGGAGGCTGCCGCCGTCCTGGTGGGACAGGAGCCGGACGCCGGGGTGATAACCCGGGCTGCTGCAACCGCAGCTGCCGCGGCCCGGCCCCGGGATAGCCTCCTCCGGGGCTCCAGCGCCTACCGCAAAGATATGACTGCGGTCCTGGTAGCCCGGGCCCTGGGCGCAGCTTTTTCCCGGGCAACCAGCAGGAAAATCGCGCTTCATGGCGAATAG
- the ssnA gene encoding putative aminohydrolase SsnA: protein MLLIGNGRLLSLVPEKPYQEDGAVAVEDDRIVATGTTTELKKRYPEADWLDARGMVIMPGMTNTHMHLYSTFARGIALKDPPPTNFLEILQRLWWRLDKALTLDDVYYSALLPMIDCIKSGTTTILDHHASPHAVTGSLETIAHAARETGVRTCLAYEVSDRDGEKIMRQGIAENVAAIKKYRGQNDLISATFGLHASLTLSDATLAACREAAGEVGSGFHIHVAEGIQDVEDSLAKYGKRVVERLAASGILGPDTIAAHCVHVTEKEITILKETGTLVVHNPESNMGNAVGCAPVGDLLAAGVTVGLGTDGYTSDMFESLKTANVLRKFVSGDPGAGWVEVPALAFANNRRILSRFFHRPLGRLEPGAYADVILVDYQAPTPLTAANWFGHLLFGFNGGLVDTTIIGGRVLMRGRQLQHLDEAAIAAKAREQALKVWERF, encoded by the coding sequence GTGCTGCTAATCGGTAACGGCCGCCTGCTTTCCCTGGTGCCGGAAAAACCCTACCAGGAAGACGGGGCGGTGGCCGTGGAGGATGACCGGATTGTCGCCACCGGGACCACGACTGAACTCAAAAAACGCTACCCGGAAGCCGACTGGCTGGACGCCCGGGGCATGGTTATTATGCCCGGCATGACCAACACCCACATGCACCTTTACAGCACCTTCGCCCGGGGCATAGCCTTGAAGGACCCACCGCCGACTAACTTCCTGGAGATCCTCCAGCGCCTGTGGTGGCGCCTGGATAAGGCCCTGACTCTGGATGACGTCTACTACAGCGCCCTCCTGCCCATGATTGACTGTATCAAGAGCGGTACCACCACCATCCTGGATCATCACGCCAGCCCCCACGCCGTGACCGGCAGCCTGGAGACCATCGCCCATGCCGCCCGGGAAACGGGGGTGCGGACCTGTCTGGCCTACGAAGTTTCCGACCGCGACGGCGAGAAGATTATGCGCCAGGGTATCGCTGAAAACGTCGCCGCCATCAAGAAGTATCGCGGCCAGAATGATTTAATCTCAGCCACCTTCGGCCTCCACGCCTCCCTGACCCTGTCCGACGCCACCCTGGCCGCCTGCCGGGAGGCCGCCGGCGAGGTGGGGAGCGGCTTTCACATCCACGTGGCCGAAGGTATCCAGGACGTTGAAGACTCCCTGGCCAAATACGGTAAACGGGTAGTCGAACGCCTGGCCGCCAGCGGCATCCTGGGCCCGGATACCATTGCCGCCCATTGCGTCCATGTAACGGAAAAGGAAATAACCATCCTCAAAGAAACGGGCACCCTGGTAGTCCATAACCCGGAATCCAACATGGGTAACGCCGTGGGTTGCGCCCCGGTGGGCGACCTGCTGGCCGCTGGAGTCACCGTCGGCCTGGGAACGGACGGCTATACCAGCGATATGTTTGAATCCCTGAAGACAGCCAATGTGCTGCGCAAGTTTGTTTCCGGCGACCCCGGCGCCGGTTGGGTGGAGGTGCCGGCCCTGGCCTTTGCTAATAACCGGCGCATCCTATCCCGGTTCTTCCACCGGCCCCTTGGTCGCCTGGAACCCGGGGCCTATGCCGACGTGATCCTGGTCGATTATCAGGCGCCGACACCCCTAACGGCGGCAAACTGGTTCGGCCACCTGCTTTTCGGCTTCAACGGCGGCCTGGTGGACACCACCATCATCGGCGGCCGGGTCCTCATGCGGGGGCGGCAGCTCCAGCACCTGGACGAAGCAGCTATCGCCGCCAAAGCTCGGGAACAGGCGTTAAAGGTGTGGGAAAGATTTTAG
- the xdhC gene encoding xanthine dehydrogenase subunit XdhC — protein sequence MLKKISWTVNGTPVNLEVDVRETLLEVLRNRLGYTGVKKGCGVGECGACTVLIDGTPIDSCIYLAVWADGKDIVTVEGIAKNGELSKVQKAFIEEGAVQCGFCTPGYIMTATAIVNSGKKYTREEIKKELAGHLCRCTGYQNIIKAVEKAIKE from the coding sequence TTGCTTAAAAAGATTTCTTGGACGGTCAACGGCACACCGGTAAATCTGGAGGTCGACGTGCGGGAAACCCTGCTGGAGGTGTTGCGCAACCGCCTGGGCTATACTGGGGTAAAAAAGGGCTGCGGCGTGGGCGAGTGCGGCGCCTGCACCGTCCTGATCGACGGTACCCCCATTGACTCCTGTATCTACCTGGCCGTCTGGGCCGACGGCAAAGATATAGTTACTGTCGAGGGTATAGCTAAAAACGGCGAGCTTTCCAAAGTGCAGAAGGCCTTTATTGAAGAGGGAGCCGTCCAGTGCGGCTTCTGCACCCCAGGTTATATTATGACGGCCACGGCCATAGTCAACAGCGGTAAAAAGTATACGCGGGAAGAGATCAAAAAGGAACTCGCCGGTCATCTCTGCCGCTGTACCGGCTACCAGAACATCATTAAGGCCGTAGAAAAGGCCATTAAGGAATAA
- the xdhB gene encoding xanthine dehydrogenase FAD-binding subunit XdhB, producing the protein MYNFEEYFEAATVAEALDLLAAHPGLTVIAGGTDVLIKMHHGQLERARLLSIRGIQSLQGIQQMDDGTIVIGPLATFSQVINDQVIQGKIPVLTEAAASMGGPQIRNVATIGGNICNGATSADSAPALFALNARLRLQSRQGERVVPIQEFYLGPGRVDLKPGELLTAITIAPADYQGYGGRYIKFSMRKAMDIATLGVAVLCKIKEGSVLADVRIGLGVAGPTPRRCPAAEDYARGKTATPETIKAIGRLAVKSTQARTSWRASKEYREHLVAELTRRALRAAISRAGGEGIA; encoded by the coding sequence ATGTATAACTTTGAGGAATACTTTGAGGCGGCTACCGTAGCCGAAGCCCTGGACCTGCTGGCGGCCCATCCCGGCCTGACCGTCATTGCCGGCGGTACTGATGTCCTGATCAAAATGCACCACGGCCAGCTGGAAAGGGCCCGGTTGCTGAGCATCAGGGGAATCCAATCCCTCCAGGGTATTCAGCAGATGGATGACGGCACCATTGTTATCGGGCCCCTGGCGACCTTTAGCCAGGTAATTAATGACCAGGTTATCCAGGGGAAGATACCCGTCTTAACGGAAGCCGCCGCCTCCATGGGCGGGCCCCAGATTCGCAATGTGGCTACCATCGGCGGTAATATTTGCAACGGCGCCACCTCCGCCGACAGCGCCCCGGCCCTCTTTGCCCTGAACGCCCGGTTAAGACTGCAGTCCCGGCAGGGTGAGCGGGTGGTTCCCATCCAGGAGTTCTACCTGGGGCCGGGTAGAGTGGATTTAAAACCCGGTGAACTCCTGACGGCGATCACCATAGCCCCGGCGGATTACCAGGGTTACGGCGGCCGTTATATTAAATTCTCCATGCGTAAGGCCATGGATATTGCCACCTTGGGCGTGGCGGTGCTGTGCAAGATAAAGGAAGGCAGCGTTTTAGCGGACGTGCGGATTGGCCTGGGGGTGGCCGGACCGACGCCCCGCAGGTGCCCGGCGGCCGAAGATTACGCCCGGGGCAAGACAGCTACTCCGGAAACTATCAAGGCCATCGGCCGGCTGGCTGTTAAGTCAACCCAGGCCCGGACCTCCTGGCGGGCCTCGAAAGAATACCGGGAGCACCTGGTGGCGGAGCTTACCCGGCGGGCCCTGCGGGCGGCCATCAGCAGAGCGGGGGGTGAAGGGATTGCTTAA